A genomic window from Lotus japonicus ecotype B-129 chromosome 1, LjGifu_v1.2 includes:
- the LOC130734324 gene encoding agamous-like MADS-box protein MADS9, whose amino-acid sequence MGRGKIEIKRIENSSNRQVTYSKRKNGILKKAKEITVLCDAQVSLIIFAASGKMHDYISPSTTLVDMLERYHKTSGKRLWDAKHENLNGEIERLKKENDGMQIELRHLKGDDINSLNYKELMALEAGLENGLESVREKQMEVYRVCRRNDKILEEENRELNFILQQRMAVEGARDADNEFDQSVRDFNSQMPFAFRVQPMQPNLQERI is encoded by the exons ATGGGAAGGGGTAAGATTGAGATCAAAAGAATTGAGAACTCAAGCAACAGGCAAGTTACCTACTCAAAGAGAAAAAATGGAATCCTGAAGAAGGCGAAGGAAATCACTGTTTTATGCGATGCTCAAGTTTCCCTTATCATCTTTGCTGCATCTGGAAAGATGCATGACTACATCAGCCCTTCAACCAC GTTGGTTGACATGCTGGAGAGGTACCACAAAACTTCCGGGAAGAGGCTTTGGGATGCAAAGCATgag AACTTAAACGGCGAAATAGAGAGACTCAAGAAAGAGAATGACGGCATGCAAATTGAGCTCAG GCACTTGAAAGGAGATGATATCAATTCACTGAACTACAAGGAGTTGATGGCATTAGAGGCTGGCTTAGAAAATGGCCTTGAAAGTGTCCGCGAGAAACAG ATGGAAGTATACAGAGTGTGCAGGAGAAAC GACAAGATCTTGGAGGAGGAGAACAGGGAACTTAATTTTATCCTG CAACAACGAATGGCAGTTGAAGGTGCGAGAGATGCAGACAATGAATTTGATCAGAGCGTAAGGGATTTCAATTCCCAGATGCCATTTGCCTTCCGTGTTCAACCAATGCAGCCAAATCTTCAAGAAAGGATCTAA
- the LOC130734325 gene encoding ubinuclein-1-like isoform X3: MTEDNAPMLEDNAPPPPPPTLAAADGGGDWSSSFRGLSSFVKKGDRQLFGVELRPDETTIVSWKKLVKDSHNVNQGSDQRSNALESRIAPGQPTETKEEDAPQTHRFSAVIEKIERLYTGKDSSDEEDLLPDDDQYDTEDSFIDDAELDEYFAVDNSAIKHDGFFVNRGALERIARNEPPPLPTQQVKKRRRKDMSKDLGENIDGHVSNKCVKVGKTAARKAGPLPVKKSLNCSQDLAVPGEHGEDLKFQNQLDVSGISSKTKMADTRPKSDPSVAEAKVVDKKIGVHQSKNTSAKSQRARTPSVDNSENTAESQLARTPCSKDKNGIRELPDLNLSEGKSAMLTPKSENILKKDGSAVRPKVTMLEKAIRELEKMVAESRPPTTENQEVDATSQAIKRRLPREIKLKLAKVARLAQASQGKVSKELINRLMSILGHLMQLRTLKRNLKIMISTGMSAKQEKDEGFQRIKKEVVEMIKIQAPTMESKHQAGASGDQELGPDGKAITTNFFSMDTALEDKICDLYDLFVDGLDENSGPQIRKLYAELAELWPNGYMDNHGIKRAICRAKERRRTLNSKPTDQEKTKRKKLLAPRREENVCASSVSSQQNVLERLAPESGSHSASPNKAVSNTVTAARVLNPSVNGPKQVKAKGNSSGSLDVVRGADGVLIKKKVVKKKQEHKLEGTHFRPEKLASLQGEERQRSPKQSAGLPSKSNLQPTSLPVPGLEQSS; this comes from the exons ATGACGGAGGAcaacgctccgatgctggaggacaacgctcctcctcctcctcctcctactcTCGCCGCCGCAGACGGCGGCGGTGATTGGTCTTCTTCGTTCAGGGGTCTGTCGTCGTTCGTGAAGAAGGGCGACCGGCAATTGTTCGGTGTGGAACTCCGGCCTGATGAGACCACCATAGTGTCGTGGAAGAAGCTGGTGAAGGACTCCCATAATGTTAACCAAGGATCCGATCAACGTTCCAATGCTCTCGAGTCCAGAATCGCTCCG GGACAACCTACTGAGACTAAAGAAGAAGATGCTCCTCAAACACACCGTTTCAGTGCTGTTATAGAGAAGATTGAACGCCTTTACACG GGTAAGGATAGTAGTGATGAGGAGGATCTACTTCCTGATGATGATCAGTATGATACAGAAGACTCTTTCATTGATGATGCTGAGCTG GATGAATATTTTGCGGTTGATAATTCTGCAATTAAACATGATGGTTTCTTTGTAAACAGGGGGGCACTGGAACGCAT TGCAAGAAATGAACCTCCACCATTACCTACTCAGCAAGTAAAGAAAAGGCGCCGAAAAGATATGTCAAAGGATCTTGGTGAAAATATTGATGGTCATGTTTCAAATAAGTGTGTAAAAGTGGGCAAGACAGCTGCTAGAAAGGCTGGACCATTACCTGTGAAAAAATCTTTAAATTGCTCACAGGATTTAGCTGTACCGGGTGAACATGGTGAAGACTTAaaatttcagaatcaattgGACGTCTCTGGAATTAGTTCAAAAACGAAAATGGCTGATACTAGACCAAAATCAGATCCTTCTGTGGCAGAAGCAAAAGTTGTTGATAAAAAGATAGGAGTACATCAATCTAAAAACACAAGTGCCAAATCCCAACGTGCAAGAACCCCAAGTGTTGATAATTCAGAAAATACAGCAGAATCCCAACTTGCAAGAACCCCATGTTCAAAGGACAAAAATGGCATCCGTGAACTACCAGATCTCAACTTGTCTGAGGGAAAATCTGCTATGCTAACACCT AAATCTGAAAACATACTCAAGAAAGATGGTTCTGCTGTTAGGCCAAAGGTTACGATGCTCGAGAAAGCAATTCGAGAGTTAGAAAAGATGGTTGCAGAAT CCAGACCGCCAACTACAGAAAACCAAGAGGTTGATGCCACATCGCAGGCTATCAAACGAAGATTGCCTAGAGAGATAAAGCTAAAACTTGCTAAAGTTGCTAGATTAGCG CAGGCAAGCCAAGGTAAAGTATCAAAGGAGTTAATTAACCGTCTTATGAGTATTCTTGGGCACCTAATGCAGCTCAGAACACTAAAG AGAAACTTAAAAATTATGATCAGTACGGGTATGTCTGCAAAGCAGGAGAAAGATGAAGGGTTTCAACGGATAAAGAAGGAAGTTGTTGAAATGATTAAGATCCAGGCCCCAACTATGGAATCTAAG CATCAAGCTGGAGCATCTGGAGATCAAGAATTAGGTCCTGATGGAAAAGCAATAACTACAAATTTTTTTAGCATGGACACTGCATTGGAGGACAAGATCTGTGATCTCTATGACCTTTTTGTTGAT GGGTTGGATGAAAATTCAGGTCCACAAATCAGAAAGTTGTATGCTGAG CTAGCAGAACTATGGCCAAATGGTTACATGGACAACCATGGTATCAAACGTGCAATTTGCAGGGCTAAAGAGAGGCGCAGAACACTTAATAGCAAACCCACG GACCAGGAAAAAACTAAGAGGAAAAAGTTATTGGCACCTCGACGTGAGGAGAACGTTTGCGCTAGTTCAGTTTCTTCACAACAGAACGTGCTAGAGAGATTAGCTCCAGAATCTGGCAGTCATTCTGCTTCACCGAACAAGGCAGTTTCTAATACAGTTACAGCTGCTCGGGTTCTCAATCCTTCTGTGAATGGACCAAAGCAAGTAAAAGCGAAGGGAAATTCAAGCGGTTCTTTAGATGTTGTCAGGGGTGCAGATGGTGTTTTAATAAAGAAGAAGGTGgtaaagaaaaagcaagaacatAAGTTGGAAGGAACTCATTTTCGCCCTGAGAAGCTGGCTTCTTTGCAGGGAGAAGAAAGACAGAGATCTCCAAAGCAGTCTGCAGGCCTTCCCTCCAAATCAAACCTTCAGCCAACATCCCTCCCTGTGCCTGGTCTTGAACAATCGAGCTAA
- the LOC130734325 gene encoding ubinuclein-1-like isoform X1: MTEDNAPMLEDNAPPPPPPTLAAADGGGDWSSSFRGLSSFVKKGDRQLFGVELRPDETTIVSWKKLVKDSHNVNQGSDQRSNALESRIAPGQPTETKEEDAPQTHRFSAVIEKIERLYTGKDSSDEEDLLPDDDQYDTEDSFIDDAELDEYFAVDNSAIKHDGFFVNRGALERIARNEPPPLPTQQVKKRRRKDMSKDLGENIDGHVSNKCVKVGKTAARKAGPLPVKKSLNCSQDLAVPGEHGEDLKFQNQLDVSGISSKTKMADTRPKSDPSVAEAKVVDKKIGVHQSKNTSAKSQRARTPSVDNSENTAESQLARTPCSKDKNGIRELPDLNLSEGKSAMLTPKSENILKKDGSAVRPKVTMLEKAIRELEKMVAESRPPTTENQEVDATSQAIKRRLPREIKLKLAKVARLAQASQGKVSKELINRLMSILGHLMQLRTLKRNLKIMISTGMSAKQEKDEGFQRIKKEVVEMIKIQAPTMESKQQHQAGASGDQELGPDGKAITTNFFSMDTALEDKICDLYDLFVDGLDENSGPQIRKLYAELAELWPNGYMDNHGIKRAICRAKERRRTLNSKPTDQEKTKRKKLLAPRREENVCASSVSSQQNVLERLAPESGSHSASPNKAVSNTVTAARVLNPSVNGPKQVKAKGNSSGSLDVVRGADGVLIKKKVVKKKQEHKLEGTHFRPEKLASLQGEERQRSPKQSAGLPSKSNLQPTSLPVPGLEQSS, translated from the exons ATGACGGAGGAcaacgctccgatgctggaggacaacgctcctcctcctcctcctcctactcTCGCCGCCGCAGACGGCGGCGGTGATTGGTCTTCTTCGTTCAGGGGTCTGTCGTCGTTCGTGAAGAAGGGCGACCGGCAATTGTTCGGTGTGGAACTCCGGCCTGATGAGACCACCATAGTGTCGTGGAAGAAGCTGGTGAAGGACTCCCATAATGTTAACCAAGGATCCGATCAACGTTCCAATGCTCTCGAGTCCAGAATCGCTCCG GGACAACCTACTGAGACTAAAGAAGAAGATGCTCCTCAAACACACCGTTTCAGTGCTGTTATAGAGAAGATTGAACGCCTTTACACG GGTAAGGATAGTAGTGATGAGGAGGATCTACTTCCTGATGATGATCAGTATGATACAGAAGACTCTTTCATTGATGATGCTGAGCTG GATGAATATTTTGCGGTTGATAATTCTGCAATTAAACATGATGGTTTCTTTGTAAACAGGGGGGCACTGGAACGCAT TGCAAGAAATGAACCTCCACCATTACCTACTCAGCAAGTAAAGAAAAGGCGCCGAAAAGATATGTCAAAGGATCTTGGTGAAAATATTGATGGTCATGTTTCAAATAAGTGTGTAAAAGTGGGCAAGACAGCTGCTAGAAAGGCTGGACCATTACCTGTGAAAAAATCTTTAAATTGCTCACAGGATTTAGCTGTACCGGGTGAACATGGTGAAGACTTAaaatttcagaatcaattgGACGTCTCTGGAATTAGTTCAAAAACGAAAATGGCTGATACTAGACCAAAATCAGATCCTTCTGTGGCAGAAGCAAAAGTTGTTGATAAAAAGATAGGAGTACATCAATCTAAAAACACAAGTGCCAAATCCCAACGTGCAAGAACCCCAAGTGTTGATAATTCAGAAAATACAGCAGAATCCCAACTTGCAAGAACCCCATGTTCAAAGGACAAAAATGGCATCCGTGAACTACCAGATCTCAACTTGTCTGAGGGAAAATCTGCTATGCTAACACCT AAATCTGAAAACATACTCAAGAAAGATGGTTCTGCTGTTAGGCCAAAGGTTACGATGCTCGAGAAAGCAATTCGAGAGTTAGAAAAGATGGTTGCAGAAT CCAGACCGCCAACTACAGAAAACCAAGAGGTTGATGCCACATCGCAGGCTATCAAACGAAGATTGCCTAGAGAGATAAAGCTAAAACTTGCTAAAGTTGCTAGATTAGCG CAGGCAAGCCAAGGTAAAGTATCAAAGGAGTTAATTAACCGTCTTATGAGTATTCTTGGGCACCTAATGCAGCTCAGAACACTAAAG AGAAACTTAAAAATTATGATCAGTACGGGTATGTCTGCAAAGCAGGAGAAAGATGAAGGGTTTCAACGGATAAAGAAGGAAGTTGTTGAAATGATTAAGATCCAGGCCCCAACTATGGAATCTAAG CAACAGCATCAAGCTGGAGCATCTGGAGATCAAGAATTAGGTCCTGATGGAAAAGCAATAACTACAAATTTTTTTAGCATGGACACTGCATTGGAGGACAAGATCTGTGATCTCTATGACCTTTTTGTTGAT GGGTTGGATGAAAATTCAGGTCCACAAATCAGAAAGTTGTATGCTGAG CTAGCAGAACTATGGCCAAATGGTTACATGGACAACCATGGTATCAAACGTGCAATTTGCAGGGCTAAAGAGAGGCGCAGAACACTTAATAGCAAACCCACG GACCAGGAAAAAACTAAGAGGAAAAAGTTATTGGCACCTCGACGTGAGGAGAACGTTTGCGCTAGTTCAGTTTCTTCACAACAGAACGTGCTAGAGAGATTAGCTCCAGAATCTGGCAGTCATTCTGCTTCACCGAACAAGGCAGTTTCTAATACAGTTACAGCTGCTCGGGTTCTCAATCCTTCTGTGAATGGACCAAAGCAAGTAAAAGCGAAGGGAAATTCAAGCGGTTCTTTAGATGTTGTCAGGGGTGCAGATGGTGTTTTAATAAAGAAGAAGGTGgtaaagaaaaagcaagaacatAAGTTGGAAGGAACTCATTTTCGCCCTGAGAAGCTGGCTTCTTTGCAGGGAGAAGAAAGACAGAGATCTCCAAAGCAGTCTGCAGGCCTTCCCTCCAAATCAAACCTTCAGCCAACATCCCTCCCTGTGCCTGGTCTTGAACAATCGAGCTAA
- the LOC130734325 gene encoding ubinuclein-1-like isoform X2, translated as MTEDNAPMLEDNAPPPPPPTLAAADGGGDWSSSFRGLSSFVKKGDRQLFGVELRPDETTIVSWKKLVKDSHNVNQGSDQRSNALESRIAPGQPTETKEEDAPQTHRFSAVIEKIERLYTGKDSSDEEDLLPDDDQYDTEDSFIDDAELDEYFAVDNSAIKHDGFFVNRGALERIARNEPPPLPTQQVKKRRRKDMSKDLGENIDGHVSNKCVKVGKTAARKAGPLPVKKSLNCSQDLAVPGEHGEDLKFQNQLDVSGISSKTKMADTRPKSDPSVAEAKVVDKKIGVHQSKNTSAKSQRARTPSVDNSENTAESQLARTPCSKDKNGIRELPDLNLSEGKSAMLTPKSENILKKDGSAVRPKVTMLEKAIRELEKMVAESRPPTTENQEVDATSQAIKRRLPREIKLKLAKVARLAASQGKVSKELINRLMSILGHLMQLRTLKRNLKIMISTGMSAKQEKDEGFQRIKKEVVEMIKIQAPTMESKQQHQAGASGDQELGPDGKAITTNFFSMDTALEDKICDLYDLFVDGLDENSGPQIRKLYAELAELWPNGYMDNHGIKRAICRAKERRRTLNSKPTDQEKTKRKKLLAPRREENVCASSVSSQQNVLERLAPESGSHSASPNKAVSNTVTAARVLNPSVNGPKQVKAKGNSSGSLDVVRGADGVLIKKKVVKKKQEHKLEGTHFRPEKLASLQGEERQRSPKQSAGLPSKSNLQPTSLPVPGLEQSS; from the exons ATGACGGAGGAcaacgctccgatgctggaggacaacgctcctcctcctcctcctcctactcTCGCCGCCGCAGACGGCGGCGGTGATTGGTCTTCTTCGTTCAGGGGTCTGTCGTCGTTCGTGAAGAAGGGCGACCGGCAATTGTTCGGTGTGGAACTCCGGCCTGATGAGACCACCATAGTGTCGTGGAAGAAGCTGGTGAAGGACTCCCATAATGTTAACCAAGGATCCGATCAACGTTCCAATGCTCTCGAGTCCAGAATCGCTCCG GGACAACCTACTGAGACTAAAGAAGAAGATGCTCCTCAAACACACCGTTTCAGTGCTGTTATAGAGAAGATTGAACGCCTTTACACG GGTAAGGATAGTAGTGATGAGGAGGATCTACTTCCTGATGATGATCAGTATGATACAGAAGACTCTTTCATTGATGATGCTGAGCTG GATGAATATTTTGCGGTTGATAATTCTGCAATTAAACATGATGGTTTCTTTGTAAACAGGGGGGCACTGGAACGCAT TGCAAGAAATGAACCTCCACCATTACCTACTCAGCAAGTAAAGAAAAGGCGCCGAAAAGATATGTCAAAGGATCTTGGTGAAAATATTGATGGTCATGTTTCAAATAAGTGTGTAAAAGTGGGCAAGACAGCTGCTAGAAAGGCTGGACCATTACCTGTGAAAAAATCTTTAAATTGCTCACAGGATTTAGCTGTACCGGGTGAACATGGTGAAGACTTAaaatttcagaatcaattgGACGTCTCTGGAATTAGTTCAAAAACGAAAATGGCTGATACTAGACCAAAATCAGATCCTTCTGTGGCAGAAGCAAAAGTTGTTGATAAAAAGATAGGAGTACATCAATCTAAAAACACAAGTGCCAAATCCCAACGTGCAAGAACCCCAAGTGTTGATAATTCAGAAAATACAGCAGAATCCCAACTTGCAAGAACCCCATGTTCAAAGGACAAAAATGGCATCCGTGAACTACCAGATCTCAACTTGTCTGAGGGAAAATCTGCTATGCTAACACCT AAATCTGAAAACATACTCAAGAAAGATGGTTCTGCTGTTAGGCCAAAGGTTACGATGCTCGAGAAAGCAATTCGAGAGTTAGAAAAGATGGTTGCAGAAT CCAGACCGCCAACTACAGAAAACCAAGAGGTTGATGCCACATCGCAGGCTATCAAACGAAGATTGCCTAGAGAGATAAAGCTAAAACTTGCTAAAGTTGCTAGATTAGCG GCAAGCCAAGGTAAAGTATCAAAGGAGTTAATTAACCGTCTTATGAGTATTCTTGGGCACCTAATGCAGCTCAGAACACTAAAG AGAAACTTAAAAATTATGATCAGTACGGGTATGTCTGCAAAGCAGGAGAAAGATGAAGGGTTTCAACGGATAAAGAAGGAAGTTGTTGAAATGATTAAGATCCAGGCCCCAACTATGGAATCTAAG CAACAGCATCAAGCTGGAGCATCTGGAGATCAAGAATTAGGTCCTGATGGAAAAGCAATAACTACAAATTTTTTTAGCATGGACACTGCATTGGAGGACAAGATCTGTGATCTCTATGACCTTTTTGTTGAT GGGTTGGATGAAAATTCAGGTCCACAAATCAGAAAGTTGTATGCTGAG CTAGCAGAACTATGGCCAAATGGTTACATGGACAACCATGGTATCAAACGTGCAATTTGCAGGGCTAAAGAGAGGCGCAGAACACTTAATAGCAAACCCACG GACCAGGAAAAAACTAAGAGGAAAAAGTTATTGGCACCTCGACGTGAGGAGAACGTTTGCGCTAGTTCAGTTTCTTCACAACAGAACGTGCTAGAGAGATTAGCTCCAGAATCTGGCAGTCATTCTGCTTCACCGAACAAGGCAGTTTCTAATACAGTTACAGCTGCTCGGGTTCTCAATCCTTCTGTGAATGGACCAAAGCAAGTAAAAGCGAAGGGAAATTCAAGCGGTTCTTTAGATGTTGTCAGGGGTGCAGATGGTGTTTTAATAAAGAAGAAGGTGgtaaagaaaaagcaagaacatAAGTTGGAAGGAACTCATTTTCGCCCTGAGAAGCTGGCTTCTTTGCAGGGAGAAGAAAGACAGAGATCTCCAAAGCAGTCTGCAGGCCTTCCCTCCAAATCAAACCTTCAGCCAACATCCCTCCCTGTGCCTGGTCTTGAACAATCGAGCTAA